TGCCGGACGATCTGCTCGAACTTCTGGCAGGCGACGACGACGACCTGACCGCCTATCCAGCGCTTCGTTACAGTCCCCGGCTTTCTGTGGATCTCCTCTTGCGCACCGCCCGAACGGGTCCGGACAGCTTGCGGAAGGCGATCGCCAACCGCCCGTCACTACGCGAATCGGTGATCTCTGCACTGTGTGAACATGCCGGCGCGGCCGTGATCCGCATCCTTCTGGACCGCGATGACATCATCCTCACGCAAGCGCATCAGGCGAAATTGAGTTGCCGTAGTGACATCGTTGCTACTCTTGGTTTAGAATTGGCTGGTCAGGACGCGCTAAACCCGGATGGACTCATGGGACAATTCCTGCATTTGCCGGCTCCGTTGAAAGCCAAGGCCATCGCCGCCGCCGAGATGACCAGCCTTGTCAAACAGGCTCAGGCGCCTGCAACGACGCCAGCAGCAGCTGCCAATAGCGGCCGCCTGAAACTTCAGGACGCCCTGCTTCAGGAAGCGCTTCAGCAAAACCGCAGCCGCTTTGCCGACCTGCTTGGCCAGGGTCTTGGTCTGCCACGCTCAACCTGCGACCTGTTGATCAAGCAGGATCAGGCAGAAGGCCTGACAGTGGCGCTGAAAGCGCTTGGTTTCTCGGCCGGTCAGTTGACGACCGTGCTGATACGCCTGGCCGGAGATGATCTTTCCCTGGAACGCCTGCGTAGCCTGCTGCGCCTCTACAGAACACTGAGCGCCGGCGCAGCCGAAGTCCTGGTTGGCCAGTGGATCCTGCATGATCAAGGAGCCCAGTCCGCCGAGACGTCTGCACCCGACCACACCCCGCAGTATCAGGAAAACGGGCGGCGCGAGACCCGGGCAAAGGGCAAGCCACTCTTTCGCGTCACCA
This genomic interval from Labrenzia sp. VG12 contains the following:
- a CDS encoding DUF2336 domain-containing protein; this translates as MRQRQRFNSPVPIFSSQRKHTQASGSDRGVLLAASELFAGRSRHDVDEKEIFLELARNLLPSTSLPDRRRIATLLAGHPEMPDDLLELLAGDDDDLTAYPALRYSPRLSVDLLLRTARTGPDSLRKAIANRPSLRESVISALCEHAGAAVIRILLDRDDIILTQAHQAKLSCRSDIVATLGLELAGQDALNPDGLMGQFLHLPAPLKAKAIAAAEMTSLVKQAQAPATTPAAAANSGRLKLQDALLQEALQQNRSRFADLLGQGLGLPRSTCDLLIKQDQAEGLTVALKALGFSAGQLTTVLIRLAGDDLSLERLRSLLRLYRTLSAGAAEVLVGQWILHDQGAQSAETSAPDHTPQYQENGRRETRAKGKPLFRVTKAVRKSGT